One part of the Rutidosis leptorrhynchoides isolate AG116_Rl617_1_P2 chromosome 1, CSIRO_AGI_Rlap_v1, whole genome shotgun sequence genome encodes these proteins:
- the LOC139848609 gene encoding uncharacterized protein: protein MSWVKWEDILLPYESGGLNLGSLKCKNLALIGKWWWRFKRLVRFDPNLNASVHDRIVWDGSKCSGNWCWSRIPFDRAGSELIELNNLIVAVTINSGSADSRRWQGSSTGQFTTKKLTEQVADKVLIAGPNTFETFHNNLVPKKVEIFMWRARKGRLPVLTELDKSGVDLYSTRCPICDDSIETVDHSFILCKLEYDNWSKVFDWWGLGVSNLSVGELFRGASNLYMTSEGCSIWQAVEWSCGYLIWKNRNQKVFKNKCWTIPIALNEIQLLTFEWIAKRFKSKPIDWHTWLHNPQRLVT from the exons ATGTCTTGGGTAAAATGGGAGGACATTCTTCTCCCATATGAGTCGGGTGGGTTAAACTTGGGGTCTCTAAAGTGTAAAAACCTTGCTttgatcggcaagtggtggtggag GTTCAAGAGGCTCGTGCGTTTCGACCCCAACCTGAATGCTTCGGTCCATGATCGGATTGTTTGGGACGGCTCAAAATGCTCGGGTAATTGGTGTTGGTCACGCATCCCTTTCGACAGAGCTGGGTCAGAACTGATTGAATTAAACAACCTCATCGTTGCGGTCACCATCAACTCAGGTTCTGCTGACTCTCGGAGATGGCAAGGTAGCTCGACGGGACAGTTCACCACCAAGAAGCTGACTGAGCAAGTCGCGGATAAGGTCCTTATTGCAGGTCCAAACACCTTCGAAACTTTCCACAACAACTTGGTTCCAAAGAAGGTCGAGATTTTTATGTGGCGGGCAAGAAAAGGTCGGTTACCGGTGTTAACGGAGCTAGATAAAAGTGGTGTCGATCTTTATTCAACACGATGCCCTATTTGTGATGATAGTATTGAAACAGTGGATCACTCGTTCATCTTATGTAAACTAGAGTATGACAATTGGTCAAAAGTATTTGATTGGTGGGGCTTGGGGGTTTCAAACTTAAGTGTCGGTGAACTTTTTCGTGGTGCCTCGAATCTCTATATGACGTCCGAAGGTTGTAGCATTTGGCAAGCGGTGGAATGGTCGTGTGGGTATCTAATTTGGAAAAACCGTAACCAAAAGGTTTTTAAAAATAAATGTTGGACTATCCCAATCGCCTTGAACGAAATTCAACTACTTACCTTTGAGTGGATCGCGAAGAGATTTAAGTCGAAACCGATTGATTGGCATACGTGGCTTCATAATCCACAACGACTAGTAACCTAG